In Deltaproteobacteria bacterium, the genomic stretch CTGGATGAAACCCCGGAGATCACTGAGGTTGTGAAACGGCTCCATGATCTTCGAAGGGCGAACCCATGCAGGACATAATTCGCAGGATTTACCTGTAAATCTGAAGAATCGAAACGGGAGGAAACAAAAATGGAGATGCATGTTGCTCAAATTATTGCATTACTGATTACGGGTCTGGGCGTTGGTTTTGCTTCAGGGCTTTTGGGTGTCGGAGGATGTTTCATCATGATCCCGGTGCAATTCTGGGTCCTGAAATCGATTGGCGTAGATCCTACCATTGCCATCCGGATTGCTTTCGGAACAAATTTGCTGGTGGTTCTTCCCACGGCCTTTAGCGGGGCCATGACCCACCATAAAAAAGGAGCTGTCGTCTGGAAGGCGGGTATCACCCTGGGAATTACCGGAGCTATCGGTGCATTTTTCGGGGGCTTCATCGCTGCACACTTGCCAGGGAAAATCTTAAATATTGCTTTCGGAATAGCTGTGGTCTTAGGCGCGCTTCGGATGCTCACGGCCAGGCCGCCGCAAATCACGGAGGAACCATCCGACAGTCTGGCCGCCTTTATCCTCTGGGGAATCCCCCTGGGTATTGTTTCCGGCATCATAGGTATCGGCGGTGGCGTGCTCATGATCCCTATCATGGTCTATTTTTTGAGGTTCAAGATGCACCAGGCCGTGGGCACCTCTACGGCCCTGATGATCTTCACGGCCGTCGGCGGATCACTTTCCTTCCTGATCAATGGATTAGGGGTTCAGGGCCTCCCGCCTTACTCAACGGGGTACCTGAACTGGCTTCAGTGGATACTGCTGGCCGGTTGCAGCATTCCTATGGCCATCGTTGGGGCGAAAACCGCACACCTTCTTCCGGCCAAGCAGCTCAAGTACATCTTTATCGCGGTGATGTTTTACATGGGGCTCAAGATGATCGGGGTGTTTGCGTGGTTTCACCTACCCATATGAAACCTTCTTTGCCTCGGGCTTGGAAGGAAAAAGGACATCATGTCAGAAGAAGATTTTACAAGAAATTTTTCACCGGCGTGGTTCGCATCCGTCATGGGCACCGGGATACTGGTCCTCGGCTCTTCGACGTTTCATGTGGATTTGATCCTTCTATAATCAAATCCACACAAAACGTCGAGGAACCTTTCTTTCTCTTTTCATGCCACTCACAAGCTCCATCTCTCATCCATTCCGGGCTTTTTTTGTAAGCTTATTCCTTTGAGGAAAGGCATGCCCTCCCTCAGCCCACCCTTTAGGTCCAGGCGCCGGGGCTAGTGGGAGATCCAAAGGGCCGGTTCCTTGAGTTCATTGAACAACCGATCGCAAACCGACCCGTAAAAAAGCATGTCCATCATTCCTCTTCCCAGCCCGGCCCTGCCCACGGCCACAGCGGCGTATTTCCCTTCCTCGCTCTCTTTCATGATGGCCTTGGCTATATTGGTCTCTTCTAAAACCTTACGATCCGTTTGATCAGGGGGAAATCCATTCTCCTTGAGGAGTTCTTCAGCCCTTTGAAAAATGGATTCCTCCTCTTTCTGTGCCTTTCTCGTTTTTTCCACCTGCAACAGGGTGACCCTGTGATGAAGCTGATCCGCCAGTATGAATCCCACATGGTCGGCAGCCCGGTAGGCCAGTTCGGAGCCGTCCAGACAGAGGAGGATGTTCTTTCGTCCCTTTCCTCCCCCCCGGCAAATCCAAAGGGGAAAGGACATCTTTTTTTGCAAGAGGTCCCTGCTGACGCTTTGGCCGAAAACCCCTTCGAACCAGGAAAGCCCCCGGGGGCCCAGGGCAACGGCGTCATATTGGCCCCTTTCCCCTTCATGAACGATATCCGTCACTTTGGAAACCATACCCTTTTTGAGTTTCATTTCCAGCCCTTCTTCCGTAAAACCCAGGGCCAATGCCTCTTCTCTGGCTGCCTCAAGTGCCCCTTTACCCGTTTCGGACCACTGTCTTTCCTGGACCTTGGCTGCCCTGAGGCTTTCGCGGACCCCTTCCCCCTGAAGGACGGAAGGAGGCTTCGGTGTTACGTAAAAAAGGGTCAATTTCACGTCCTTCTTTTGGGGAAAAAGCTGCGCGATACATTGAATGCTGTTAAGAGATCTCGGATCTTCACTGATGGTGACAAGAAGACTCTTTTGCATGGTATTTCTCCTGTTGGATCAAAACAATAGACAATAGAGTGAACCACTCAGATTTTTGCCGATTTTCGACCATCACCTTACCCTTCTCCGGAAATCCAATCACCAGTGGGGCTGGTTACCGATCCGGCGGCCCATGACCTCCAGGGTGTCATGCGCAACCATGAAGGCATCGGGATCCCGGCGCCGGATCAGGGCCTTCAGGCGGGGCAGTTCCTTGAAGGCCACCACCGTATACAGAATATGTTCTTCCTTTCCAGTGAAACCGCCTTCACCCCTGAGAACGGTATAGCCCCGGTCGATCTCGCTCATGATACCCTCTCCTATCTCCTTCCAGTAGGGGGAAATGATGAAGACCGCCTTCCGCTGGCTCAATCCCGTAACCACCAGGTTGAGCATATAAGAGGTCACGTAGATGAAGATCAGGGTATAAAGAGCGCTTTCAAGGGAGAAGATCACGCCGGTAAAGAACAGCAGGCAAGCATTAAAGGCGAGATTGGTGCTGCCCAGCCTTATGGAGAAACGGGAGAGCATGATGACAGCCAGAATATCCAGTCCACCGGAAGACCCGGCGGACCTGAGAATAATCCCGGCCCCGGTTCCTGTAAGGATCCCTGCAAAAAGGGCGCTGAGGACCTTGTCCTGAAGGGGGATGGAGACCTGTACGAACTGAAGGGCAAGAGAAAACATGACCATCCCCAGGATGCTGTACAGGAAAAACCGCTTCCCGACGTATTTCCATCCAAGGAAAAACACGGGTACGTTTATGATGAAGTAGAGAAGACCCAAGGGAAGAAAAGGGAGAAAATAGTGAATAATGAGTACCAGGCCTGAGAACCCGGCGCTCACAAACTTGTGGGGTATCAATATGCCGTTCAGGGCCAATGCGCAAAGGGAGCTTCCCGCGGATATGAGAACAAGGTTGCGGAGGATGTCTTTTAAGAGAAGAAGACTTGATTTCTTTTTTTTCAAAAAAACCATGGCCATTGTCTCTTTTTCCGGGATTCATAAGTTATTTTACGCGATTCCGTTCCGTTTCCAAACAAAATTCATCTTCTGGGTGTAACAGGGCAGGCGCGGAAATCAGGCGAAATGAGGCTTTCAAGGGTTTCATGGAGATAGGATAATCGATTCTGAAGGCTTTGCGGATCAAAGGAGTACCAATAAGCCAAGAACAAAACACCCCCAGAAAAAGACTGGGGCATGAATCCCCGTTTTTCCGCCGGTCGGGTATGTTTAGCCCCCCTATCTCAGGGAGCGAACCAGGCGGACGGAATTCATGGAGGACTTCGGGAAGAAAATGACAAAACCCATGTGATAATTTGCCTTCCAGGCCGTGTTCAAATCCCTGGTATCGGCGCTCCAGATATATCGCTGGGCCTTGTCGAAGATGGGATCGATGAAAAGGTCGCTGTTCCGCCAGGATCTTTCCATCAGGGACAAGAGCTCCTCAAGGGTCGGAAGTCGCCAGTCGGTATATCCCGCAAAGGCCTCCCTGTTGGCAGCCTCCGCATAGGCCCGGGCCTCTTCCCAGGTCATGGGGTCAGGCGACCCACTCTTTTGCCACATGAGCCCGGTGGCCTTATCGGTCACAGTGCCGTCCCCGTTGTCCACAAAGGCATTGTCAAAGTCCCCTTCCGGGTTACAGAAATCCCCGTTGTAATTCCAGCAGGTTGAATAGAAATGGAGTTTCTCGAGCATTTCCCTGACGTTCATAGGGGAAAGGCTCTTGGGCCTGTCCCTCAGGACTATGGGTTTTAAGGGTTTTGGAGGAGGAAGGGAGGCGACCTCCAAGGCTTCCTTCTCCGGTGGGGGTGCTTCTTCAACCGTGGGAGGGGGCGTCTGTTTGGGGGTCTCCTTTTCCGGCTCTTCGGTCACCTTCGGTCCAGGGGTCTCGACTTCCTGGGGTGCCGGTGCAACCTCCGGTGAAAGGGCTTCCTCCTCGGTCCCTTCCTTTCCGGGCTCGGGAGGGGCGGGAGTTATCTCCTCCCTCTCCTTTACGCTTTCCTCCGGAAATGAGATTTCGGGCCCTTCAGGGATTGCTGCGATAGTGGGAGGTGGTGCGACTTTTTTCTCAGGCTCCTCTTCGGCGGGTTCTCGGGTTGTAAGTGCCGGGATCTTGTCACCCGGGCCCTTGGTCTCCTTTTCGGCCATCATTTCTTTTACGCTCGGGGCGGGGGCCGATATCATGATTTCTTCTTGTCCTCCCTTGGCGGAAAGGGCAAGGCTCTCCTCACGGTCAACTTCCACCTTGGGTGTTACGGTCTCTTTTGCACGGGCCTCTTTCTGACCAGGAGGGGTCACCGCCTCCTCCTTTCTCTCTGATCCAACAGGCATTTTTTCCGCAGTTTCAACCTGAACTGCAGAGGCCACGGCAGGCACGGCTTCCCCCTCTCCCCCCCGGGCCGCCGTTTGCACCAGAGGCATCTCCATCATCCCTCCGGCCAGGATCTTGATATATGGAGCCTGTTTCTCCGGATTCTCAACTGACCACATGCCCATGCCTTCCTTCACAAAGGCGGAGAGTTCAGCCAGGGAAACGATCCCGTCCCCGTTGCCGGCAGAAGTCATATCCGCCTCTCCTTTCAGCCCCCTCATTAAAAAGGTAGCGAAAACACCGTGTCCCGTATCCGGGTCCGTATGGGAAAAGAACCCTTTCCTCGCTCCGTAGAAAAGGGCCGTCACCCCCCGTTTGAAATATCTGTCAGGATAAAGCCCCCTAAAGTCCCGATATCCTTGAACGGTGATTTCCTCCCTGGAAGCGTCCAGCATGAGCAGACTCCTCTTAACCCCCGTCTTCTTGAAGAAATCCAACACCTCCTGCATGGGCAAAGCGGTGGTCCGAAGCCGGGCGAGTCTTGTATCCTGGAGGGCCAGGAAGGACCCGCC encodes the following:
- a CDS encoding sulfite exporter TauE/SafE family protein yields the protein MEMHVAQIIALLITGLGVGFASGLLGVGGCFIMIPVQFWVLKSIGVDPTIAIRIAFGTNLLVVLPTAFSGAMTHHKKGAVVWKAGITLGITGAIGAFFGGFIAAHLPGKILNIAFGIAVVLGALRMLTARPPQITEEPSDSLAAFILWGIPLGIVSGIIGIGGGVLMIPIMVYFLRFKMHQAVGTSTALMIFTAVGGSLSFLINGLGVQGLPPYSTGYLNWLQWILLAGCSIPMAIVGAKTAHLLPAKQLKYIFIAVMFYMGLKMIGVFAWFHLPI
- a CDS encoding universal stress protein, yielding MQKSLLVTISEDPRSLNSIQCIAQLFPQKKDVKLTLFYVTPKPPSVLQGEGVRESLRAAKVQERQWSETGKGALEAAREEALALGFTEEGLEMKLKKGMVSKVTDIVHEGERGQYDAVALGPRGLSWFEGVFGQSVSRDLLQKKMSFPLWICRGGGKGRKNILLCLDGSELAYRAADHVGFILADQLHHRVTLLQVEKTRKAQKEEESIFQRAEELLKENGFPPDQTDRKVLEETNIAKAIMKESEEGKYAAVAVGRAGLGRGMMDMLFYGSVCDRLFNELKEPALWISH
- a CDS encoding YitT family protein, which gives rise to MVFLKKKKSSLLLLKDILRNLVLISAGSSLCALALNGILIPHKFVSAGFSGLVLIIHYFLPFLPLGLLYFIINVPVFFLGWKYVGKRFFLYSILGMVMFSLALQFVQVSIPLQDKVLSALFAGILTGTGAGIILRSAGSSGGLDILAVIMLSRFSIRLGSTNLAFNACLLFFTGVIFSLESALYTLIFIYVTSYMLNLVVTGLSQRKAVFIISPYWKEIGEGIMSEIDRGYTVLRGEGGFTGKEEHILYTVVAFKELPRLKALIRRRDPDAFMVAHDTLEVMGRRIGNQPHW
- a CDS encoding DUF1566 domain-containing protein; amino-acid sequence: MKKIPFFLTIFFLEVLFFSCLFSRASADPGTPLGAGEGDRWAFCIGISNYEDPRIVDSPGSGGDARGIAEVLREKGGFRKVFLLSDELDRRDPLFPSRKNILALFRRYREIIKPRDLVLFFFSGQGIMSPSGGSFLALQDTRLARLRTTALPMQEVLDFFKKTGVKRSLLMLDASREEITVQGYRDFRGLYPDRYFKRGVTALFYGARKGFFSHTDPDTGHGVFATFLMRGLKGEADMTSAGNGDGIVSLAELSAFVKEGMGMWSVENPEKQAPYIKILAGGMMEMPLVQTAARGGEGEAVPAVASAVQVETAEKMPVGSERKEEAVTPPGQKEARAKETVTPKVEVDREESLALSAKGGQEEIMISAPAPSVKEMMAEKETKGPGDKIPALTTREPAEEEPEKKVAPPPTIAAIPEGPEISFPEESVKEREEITPAPPEPGKEGTEEEALSPEVAPAPQEVETPGPKVTEEPEKETPKQTPPPTVEEAPPPEKEALEVASLPPPKPLKPIVLRDRPKSLSPMNVREMLEKLHFYSTCWNYNGDFCNPEGDFDNAFVDNGDGTVTDKATGLMWQKSGSPDPMTWEEARAYAEAANREAFAGYTDWRLPTLEELLSLMERSWRNSDLFIDPIFDKAQRYIWSADTRDLNTAWKANYHMGFVIFFPKSSMNSVRLVRSLR